From the genome of Proteus vulgaris, one region includes:
- the nqrF gene encoding NADH:ubiquinone reductase (Na(+)-transporting) subunit F, with the protein MDIIILGVVMFTLIVLVLTALILFAKSKLVNTGDISVEVNGDPDKSFNAPAGDKLLNVLSNEGIFISSACGGGGSCGQCRVKVLEGGGDILPTELSHINKREAKEGCRLACQVNVKNNLKLELPEEIFGVKKWECEVISNDNKATFIKELVLKIPEGEVVPFRAGGFIQIECPPHTVRYEDFDVPEEYREDWDKFNLFRYVSDVKETTVRAYSMANYPEEHGIIMLNVRIATPPPRNPDVPPGIMSSYIWSLKSGDKVTISGPFGEFFAKETDAEMIFIGGGAGMAPMRSHIFDQLKRLHSKRKISFWYGARSVREMFYTEDFDMLAKENENFTWNVALSDALPEDNWTGYTGFIHNVLFENYLKNHPAPEDCEFYMCGPPVMNAAVIKMLKDLGVEDENIMLDDFGG; encoded by the coding sequence ATGGATATAATTATTCTAGGTGTCGTGATGTTTACCCTGATTGTATTGGTATTAACAGCGTTGATTTTGTTCGCAAAATCAAAACTGGTCAATACAGGGGATATTTCAGTTGAGGTCAATGGAGACCCAGACAAAAGCTTTAATGCACCAGCAGGTGATAAATTACTAAACGTATTATCAAACGAAGGTATTTTTATTTCATCGGCTTGTGGTGGCGGTGGCTCTTGTGGTCAGTGTCGCGTTAAAGTGCTAGAGGGTGGCGGTGATATTCTGCCAACAGAACTTTCGCATATTAACAAGCGTGAAGCTAAAGAGGGTTGTCGTTTAGCCTGTCAGGTCAACGTAAAAAACAACCTGAAATTAGAATTACCAGAAGAAATCTTTGGTGTTAAAAAATGGGAATGTGAAGTTATCTCAAACGATAACAAAGCAACTTTCATTAAAGAATTAGTATTAAAAATTCCTGAAGGTGAAGTTGTACCTTTCCGTGCTGGTGGATTTATTCAGATCGAATGCCCACCTCATACCGTGCGTTATGAAGATTTTGATGTGCCTGAAGAGTATCGTGAAGACTGGGATAAATTTAACTTATTCCGCTACGTTTCTGATGTAAAAGAAACCACAGTACGTGCTTACTCAATGGCAAACTATCCTGAAGAGCATGGCATCATCATGTTAAACGTGCGTATTGCAACACCACCACCACGTAATCCTGATGTGCCACCAGGCATAATGTCATCGTACATTTGGTCATTAAAATCAGGTGATAAAGTGACAATTTCAGGGCCATTTGGTGAATTCTTCGCTAAAGAAACTGATGCAGAGATGATCTTCATTGGTGGTGGTGCAGGTATGGCACCAATGCGCTCACATATTTTTGATCAGTTAAAACGCTTACATTCTAAACGTAAAATCAGCTTCTGGTATGGTGCTCGTTCTGTACGTGAAATGTTCTACACTGAAGACTTCGATATGCTTGCAAAAGAAAACGAAAACTTCACATGGAATGTCGCACTTTCAGACGCCTTACCTGAAGATAACTGGACAGGATATACAGGATTTATTCACAATGTGTTGTTTGAGAATTACCTCAAAAATCATCCAGCACCAGAAGATTGTGAATTCTATATGTGTGGACCGCCAGTAATGAACGCAGCTGTTATTAAAATGCTCAAAGACTTAGGCGTTGAAGATGAAAACATTATGCTGGATGACTTTGGCGGTTGA
- a CDS encoding FAD:protein FMN transferase, protein MLKRKMINWIVMLSALVLLSACGEKQQVLEGETMGTYYSIKYVPDSNSPPQNVLQTEIDRILEEVNDQMSTYRPHSELSRFNQSREINTPFPVSPATAKVVSEAIRINKITDGALDVTVGPLVNLWGFGPEGRFTHQPSEDELAKRKQWIGIDYLAIEGNTLIKKIPELYVDLSSIAKGYGVDAVAEYLISQNITNYMVDIGGEVRTQGVNGNDKLWRIAIEKPANDGTKQSVQLIIEPGDNSIATSGDYRNYFEEDGIRYSHTIDPTTGHPIKHNLVSITVIVPTCMSADGLSTGLNVLGPEKGLEVANKLNIPVFMIVKTENGFEERYSKAFAPFLKK, encoded by the coding sequence ATGTTAAAAAGAAAGATGATAAATTGGATAGTGATGCTGTCTGCTTTAGTTCTATTGTCTGCATGTGGTGAAAAACAGCAGGTATTAGAAGGCGAAACAATGGGAACTTATTACTCGATTAAATATGTTCCTGATAGTAATTCACCTCCACAAAACGTCTTACAAACAGAGATCGATCGTATTCTTGAAGAAGTGAACGATCAAATGTCAACATATCGTCCTCATTCTGAATTGAGTCGTTTCAATCAAAGTCGTGAAATTAATACACCATTCCCTGTTTCACCTGCTACCGCTAAAGTAGTGAGTGAAGCCATTCGTATTAATAAAATCACGGATGGTGCTTTAGATGTGACTGTTGGACCTTTAGTAAATTTATGGGGATTTGGTCCAGAAGGTCGATTTACTCACCAGCCTTCTGAAGATGAATTAGCAAAACGTAAACAGTGGATTGGCATTGATTACTTAGCTATTGAAGGGAATACACTGATCAAGAAGATCCCTGAGCTTTATGTCGATCTCTCTTCTATTGCTAAAGGCTATGGTGTTGATGCTGTTGCTGAGTATTTAATATCACAGAATATCACTAACTATATGGTTGATATTGGTGGTGAAGTAAGAACACAAGGTGTAAATGGTAATGACAAGCTTTGGCGTATAGCAATTGAGAAACCAGCTAATGATGGTACAAAACAGAGCGTTCAGTTAATTATTGAACCAGGTGATAATTCAATTGCAACCTCTGGTGATTACCGTAACTACTTTGAAGAAGACGGTATCCGCTATTCCCATACTATTGATCCAACTACAGGTCATCCTATTAAACATAACCTCGTTTCTATTACTGTGATTGTCCCCACTTGCATGAGTGCTGATGGCCTTTCTACTGGATTGAATGTTTTAGGGCCTGAAAAGGGGTTAGAAGTAGCAAATAAACTAAATATTCCTGTCTTTATGATAGTGAAAACTGAAAATGGGTTTGAAGAGCGTTATAGTAAAGCGTTCGCCCCGTTCTTGAAAAAATAG
- the nqrM gene encoding (Na+)-NQR maturation NqrM yields the protein MLKIFLFAFILFLIAFFGMALGYIVKRKSLQGSCGGLGAMGIEKECDCPEPCDARKKRMAKESAREELLKKNRIL from the coding sequence ATGTTAAAAATATTTCTTTTTGCCTTCATCTTATTCTTGATTGCCTTCTTTGGAATGGCGTTAGGATATATTGTAAAACGTAAAAGCCTTCAAGGCAGTTGCGGTGGTTTAGGGGCTATGGGGATAGAAAAAGAGTGTGATTGCCCTGAACCTTGTGACGCACGTAAAAAACGTATGGCAAAAGAGTCCGCACGAGAAGAGTTACTGAAAAAGAATCGAATTCTTTAA
- a CDS encoding CsbD family protein: MLNNKISGDWNLFKGKVKEKWGKITHDELDIIEGTREQLIGKLQEHYDYSYEEAKKEVLEWEGQNPYPWK; encoded by the coding sequence ATGTTAAACAATAAAATTTCTGGTGATTGGAATTTATTCAAAGGAAAAGTAAAAGAAAAATGGGGAAAGATCACCCATGATGAACTTGATATTATCGAAGGTACACGAGAGCAACTCATTGGTAAACTTCAAGAACATTATGACTATTCCTATGAAGAAGCCAAAAAAGAAGTTTTAGAATGGGAGGGGCAAAACCCTTATCCATGGAAGTGA
- a CDS encoding glycerophosphodiester phosphodiesterase family protein: protein MIKLFIAISLFFYSVILMASPKIIAHRGGTADAPENTEIAIKTALSNQADAIWITIQLSKDNIPVLYRPSDLKNLTNGQGMISEFTAQELKQWDAGYKFAEAQQYPYRNKGITIPTLDEILTQFPTTQFYLDLKSPDADPIIQGEALATVLSKHNALDRTRIYSTNTAFLDALPTNVERFESRDITRDILANITMSHVCLLPENLDITRWYGLELHRKVEVVEKYTLGEARSVSVLSWDKDAMSCFRAGGNAHIVLFGINTEKDYIQATELGADAVMVDSPAKMKVFRKE from the coding sequence ATGATCAAATTATTCATTGCTATTTCTCTCTTTTTTTATTCTGTAATTCTTATGGCATCCCCTAAAATTATCGCACATCGTGGTGGCACAGCTGATGCCCCAGAAAATACTGAAATTGCTATAAAAACAGCACTCTCTAATCAAGCTGATGCAATTTGGATCACTATTCAATTATCAAAAGATAACATTCCTGTACTTTACCGCCCTAGTGACTTAAAAAACCTAACTAATGGGCAAGGCATGATTTCTGAGTTTACTGCACAGGAACTTAAACAATGGGATGCTGGCTATAAATTCGCAGAAGCACAGCAATACCCTTACCGAAATAAAGGGATCACTATTCCTACCTTAGATGAAATCTTAACTCAATTTCCCACTACTCAATTTTATCTTGATTTAAAATCACCTGATGCTGATCCCATTATTCAAGGTGAAGCATTAGCTACAGTTCTCAGTAAGCATAATGCACTTGATAGAACCCGTATTTATTCCACTAATACCGCCTTTCTTGATGCACTCCCGACTAATGTAGAGCGTTTTGAAAGTCGTGATATTACCCGCGATATCCTCGCCAATATTACTATGAGCCACGTTTGCTTATTGCCTGAAAACTTAGATATTACTCGTTGGTATGGGCTTGAATTACATCGAAAAGTAGAAGTTGTTGAAAAATATACTTTAGGTGAAGCGCGATCAGTTTCCGTTCTGAGTTGGGATAAGGATGCAATGTCCTGTTTTCGTGCTGGTGGCAATGCCCATATTGTTCTTTTTGGTATCAACACCGAAAAAGATTATATTCAAGCTACAGAATTAGGTGCTGATGCCGTCATGGTTGACTCTCCAGCCAAAATGAAAGTATTTAGGAAAGAGTAA
- the dinB gene encoding DNA polymerase IV → MRKIIHVDMDCFYAAIEMRDNPALKEIPIAVGGNASSRGVVCTANYPARRFGVRSAMSTATALKLCPHLKVLPGRMALYKETSAKIRQIFSRYTHLIEPLSLDEAYLDVSESKHCHGSATLMAQEIRQQIFDELNLTASAGIAPIKFLAKIASDINKPNGQFVITPEQVDDFILKLPLNKIPGVGKVTFARLQEMGLETCADIRRTDVISLVKALGKFGQNLWERSHGIDEREINPDRLRKSVGVERTFAYDINSWDDCLALLDGLYNELEKRLAKVKPDLRIARQGVKLKFDDFQLTTQEHTHPILEKADLINIAYQAWHERRNGRGVRLIGFHVTLQDPQIERQLLLAL, encoded by the coding sequence ATGCGTAAAATTATTCATGTTGATATGGATTGTTTTTATGCTGCGATTGAAATGCGTGATAATCCAGCACTAAAAGAGATCCCAATTGCGGTTGGTGGAAATGCCTCTAGCCGAGGTGTTGTCTGTACTGCAAATTATCCTGCACGTCGTTTTGGTGTCCGTAGTGCAATGTCAACCGCGACAGCATTGAAGCTGTGTCCTCATTTAAAAGTATTGCCTGGCAGAATGGCTCTGTATAAAGAAACTTCAGCGAAGATCAGGCAGATATTTTCTCGATATACTCACCTTATTGAACCTCTTTCACTTGATGAAGCTTATCTTGATGTCTCTGAAAGTAAGCATTGCCATGGCTCTGCAACGCTGATGGCTCAAGAAATTCGCCAACAAATTTTTGATGAATTAAATCTCACTGCATCCGCAGGCATTGCACCAATAAAATTTCTGGCAAAAATTGCTTCTGATATTAATAAGCCTAACGGGCAATTTGTTATTACTCCTGAGCAAGTTGATGATTTTATTCTGAAATTACCGCTTAATAAAATACCAGGAGTAGGTAAGGTAACATTTGCTCGTTTGCAAGAAATGGGGCTAGAAACTTGTGCTGATATTCGTCGTACAGATGTTATTTCTTTAGTAAAAGCATTAGGAAAATTTGGACAAAACCTTTGGGAGCGTAGCCATGGTATTGATGAGCGAGAAATTAACCCTGATAGACTTAGAAAATCGGTAGGTGTTGAACGGACGTTTGCCTACGATATTAATTCATGGGATGACTGCTTAGCATTACTAGATGGATTGTATAACGAATTAGAAAAACGACTCGCAAAGGTTAAACCCGATCTAAGGATCGCAAGGCAAGGCGTTAAGCTAAAATTTGATGATTTTCAGTTAACGACGCAAGAGCATACTCATCCTATTTTAGAAAAAGCTGATTTAATAAATATCGCTTATCAAGCATGGCATGAACGTCGAAATGGCCGAGGTGTCCGATTAATCGGATTTCATGTCACCTTGCAAGATCCACAAATAGAACGGCAACTTCTTTTGGCGCTATAA
- a CDS encoding TonB-dependent siderophore receptor, translating into MSNKNCVASVILALPLSLLSIQIHAAVNQNTSEKIIVTAAPSQDPQSPVSGFIATKTLSTNKTPTEIEKTPQSITVITRDQMDAQDVSSVSQALRYTPGVFTEYRGSSNRNDEVFIRGYSYAPRFLDGLSYGMGASSSTGALDPWLLERVEVVRGPASVLYGQVNPGGLVAMTSKRPTATPIRHIQVRAGNDKLAETAFDFSGVLSDDNRILYRLNGIAKTQHTQIKNYKEERFALAPAITFLPNEQTRLTLLSFIQQEPEAGYRNFLPAYGTVKKTPEGTIPFDFDVNNPDYHQSWRQQYGVGYEFEHEFSDSLKIVQNARYSHINQKYKYLVFGSLRKDNPYVLERRAQQEQRETDTLGIDTRLQADFTTAKLNHTVIAGIDYQWSKDQDNLRRATGSEYDLDWRDPNYNHPINMSLQKPATDQLQKRDQIGLYLQDQIQWKNWILLAGLRQDWAQVRTHDFLATTYDQQDDNKLTGRAGLLYAFDNGISPYISYSTSFEPNLQTRRAPGSAPFEPSEGRQLEAGIKYLTPNQQTLATLSIYQLQQRNVTNYNAEKAYFEPVGEIRSRGIEAQINSQLTENISFISSYAYTDTEVRKTIIAGTQGKELPRVPKHMASFWGQYDETSGLFNGAKAGFGVRYVGVSQGDTKNTISVPAVTLYDAMIGYSLGELSPSLKGAEIQLNMNNIANKHYVASCAGDTACFYGIGRTMTATMNYRW; encoded by the coding sequence GTGTCTAACAAAAATTGCGTTGCTAGCGTCATTCTCGCCTTACCTTTAAGTTTACTCTCTATTCAAATTCATGCGGCAGTTAATCAAAATACATCTGAAAAGATAATTGTCACCGCGGCTCCATCACAAGATCCACAATCTCCTGTTTCAGGCTTTATTGCCACAAAAACACTATCAACAAATAAAACACCAACTGAAATTGAAAAAACACCACAATCTATTACGGTAATTACTCGTGATCAGATGGATGCTCAAGATGTCAGTTCCGTTTCTCAAGCGCTACGTTATACACCCGGCGTTTTCACCGAATATCGAGGAAGTTCTAATCGTAATGACGAGGTTTTTATTCGTGGATACAGTTATGCACCTCGTTTTTTAGATGGTTTAAGCTATGGTATGGGAGCTTCATCATCAACAGGGGCACTTGACCCATGGTTATTAGAGCGCGTTGAAGTTGTTAGAGGACCAGCATCTGTGCTTTATGGCCAAGTAAATCCAGGTGGCCTTGTTGCAATGACAAGTAAAAGACCCACTGCAACGCCTATTCGCCACATTCAAGTGCGAGCTGGTAATGATAAATTGGCAGAAACTGCATTCGACTTTTCAGGTGTATTAAGTGATGACAATCGTATTCTTTATCGCCTAAATGGTATTGCCAAAACACAACATACTCAAATAAAAAACTATAAAGAAGAGCGTTTTGCCCTCGCTCCCGCTATTACTTTTTTACCTAATGAACAAACACGTTTAACGTTATTAAGCTTTATTCAGCAAGAGCCTGAGGCTGGTTATCGTAACTTTTTACCCGCTTATGGTACGGTGAAAAAAACACCTGAAGGCACTATTCCTTTTGATTTTGACGTAAACAACCCTGATTATCACCAATCGTGGCGTCAACAATATGGCGTAGGCTATGAATTTGAACATGAATTTAGTGACTCACTCAAAATAGTACAAAATGCTCGTTATAGTCATATTAATCAAAAATATAAATACCTTGTTTTCGGCTCATTAAGAAAAGACAATCCTTATGTGCTTGAACGTAGAGCCCAGCAAGAACAACGTGAAACAGATACTTTAGGAATAGATACACGTTTACAAGCTGATTTTACTACTGCAAAACTTAATCATACAGTGATTGCAGGTATTGATTATCAGTGGAGCAAAGATCAAGACAATTTACGTCGGGCTACGGGCTCAGAGTACGATCTGGATTGGCGTGATCCTAATTATAATCATCCGATTAATATGAGCTTACAAAAACCTGCAACAGACCAGTTGCAAAAACGCGATCAAATCGGGTTGTATCTACAAGATCAGATCCAATGGAAAAATTGGATATTACTTGCAGGTTTACGCCAAGACTGGGCGCAAGTACGAACTCATGATTTCTTAGCAACCACATATGATCAGCAAGATGATAATAAACTAACGGGTCGTGCTGGTCTTTTATATGCTTTTGATAATGGTATTTCACCTTATATAAGTTACAGCACCTCTTTTGAGCCTAATTTACAAACCCGTAGAGCACCAGGTAGTGCGCCATTTGAGCCAAGCGAAGGACGTCAATTAGAAGCGGGTATTAAATACCTCACACCAAATCAGCAAACATTAGCAACGCTCTCTATTTATCAGTTACAACAACGTAATGTTACTAACTATAATGCCGAGAAAGCCTATTTTGAGCCTGTTGGTGAGATTAGAAGCCGTGGTATTGAAGCACAAATTAATAGCCAATTAACTGAAAATATTTCCTTCATTAGTAGCTATGCTTACACCGATACAGAGGTCAGAAAAACCATTATTGCAGGAACACAAGGAAAAGAGTTACCTAGAGTTCCTAAGCATATGGCATCATTTTGGGGTCAATATGATGAAACCTCAGGGCTATTTAATGGGGCTAAAGCGGGCTTTGGTGTGAGATATGTAGGTGTATCTCAAGGTGATACTAAAAATACAATCAGTGTTCCTGCGGTAACCTTATATGATGCAATGATTGGTTATTCATTAGGTGAGTTATCACCTTCTTTAAAAGGTGCTGAAATTCAGCTTAATATGAATAATATTGCGAACAAACATTATGTTGCATCTTGTGCTGGTGATACCGCATGCTTTTATGGGATAGGTAGAACAATGACAGCAACGATGAATTATCGCTGGTAA
- the pepD gene encoding beta-Ala-His dipeptidase — protein sequence MSELSTLSPQPLWDIFAKICSIPHPSHHEEALASHILSWASEKGLFAQRDAVGNILIRKPATKGMEDRKTVVLQAHLDMVPQKNNDTVHDFTKDPIQPYVDGEWIKAKGTTLGADNGVGMASALAVLADDTVKHGPLEVLLTMTEETGMDGAFGLQPGWLQADILINTDSEEEGEIYMGCAGGIDVKTTVSLSYEAIPTGHVVKQLVLKGLNGGHSGGDIHLGLGNANKLLARFLAGHAKELSLKLIDFHGGTLRNAIPREANIVFAIPADKVSQLETVKAKFEALLKSELAIAEKNLKIELLDTTTDKKVFEADCQERLINLLNAMPNGVIRMSDDVEGVVETSLNVGVVSIVDDKVEILCLIRSLIDSGKTYVVSMLTALAKLAKADIETKGGYPGWKPDADSPVMHLVRDTYQQLFDKVPNIMVIHAGLECGLFKKPYPDMDMVSIGPTIRGAHSPDERVHIKSVGQYWQLLTAILKAIPAK from the coding sequence GTGTCTGAACTATCTACTCTATCCCCACAACCACTATGGGATATTTTCGCAAAAATTTGTTCGATTCCACATCCATCACATCATGAAGAAGCCTTAGCTTCCCACATTCTTTCATGGGCAAGTGAAAAAGGTCTTTTCGCGCAACGCGATGCTGTCGGCAATATTTTAATTCGCAAGCCAGCAACTAAAGGCATGGAAGATCGTAAAACAGTTGTTTTACAAGCACACTTAGATATGGTGCCACAAAAAAATAACGACACGGTTCACGATTTCACTAAAGATCCTATCCAACCTTATGTTGACGGAGAATGGATCAAAGCAAAAGGCACAACATTAGGTGCTGATAACGGTGTTGGTATGGCGTCTGCATTAGCGGTTTTAGCTGATGACACCGTAAAACATGGCCCATTAGAAGTTCTATTAACCATGACTGAAGAAACAGGCATGGACGGTGCTTTTGGTTTACAACCAGGTTGGTTACAAGCTGATATTCTTATCAACACAGACTCTGAAGAAGAAGGTGAAATCTACATGGGTTGTGCGGGTGGTATTGATGTTAAAACCACAGTAAGCCTATCCTATGAAGCAATTCCTACAGGTCATGTTGTTAAGCAACTAGTACTAAAAGGATTAAATGGTGGTCACTCAGGTGGTGATATCCATTTAGGTTTAGGTAATGCAAATAAATTATTAGCACGTTTCTTAGCTGGTCATGCAAAAGAATTATCACTGAAATTAATTGATTTCCATGGTGGTACACTGCGTAATGCAATTCCTCGTGAAGCAAATATCGTATTTGCAATTCCAGCAGATAAAGTAAGCCAACTAGAAACAGTAAAAGCGAAATTTGAAGCATTATTAAAAAGCGAATTAGCCATTGCTGAAAAAAATCTGAAAATTGAGTTACTTGATACAACAACAGATAAGAAAGTATTTGAGGCAGACTGCCAAGAACGCTTAATAAACCTACTTAATGCAATGCCAAATGGCGTTATTCGTATGAGTGATGATGTTGAAGGTGTTGTTGAAACATCATTAAACGTTGGTGTTGTTAGCATTGTTGACGATAAAGTGGAAATACTTTGCCTAATCCGCTCTCTGATTGATAGCGGAAAAACTTATGTTGTCAGTATGCTGACTGCATTAGCAAAACTAGCTAAAGCTGATATCGAAACAAAAGGCGGTTACCCTGGTTGGAAACCTGATGCTGACTCACCTGTTATGCATTTAGTTCGTGATACCTATCAACAACTGTTTGATAAAGTGCCAAACATCATGGTAATCCACGCAGGTCTTGAATGTGGTCTGTTCAAAAAACCTTATCCAGATATGGATATGGTTTCTATTGGACCAACAATCCGTGGTGCTCACTCACCAGATGAACGTGTTCATATTAAAAGTGTTGGTCAATACTGGCAGTTATTAACAGCAATTTTAAAAGCTATCCCTGCTAAATAA
- the gpt gene encoding xanthine phosphoribosyltransferase — MSEKYVVTWDMLQIHARQLAQRLLPVEQWTGIIAVSRGGLVPAALLARELGIRHVDTVCISSYDHDHQRDLKILKKAEGDGEGFIVVDDLVDTGGTAKVIRDMYPKAHFVTIFAKPEGRPLVDDFVVDIPQNTWIEQPWDMGVAFIPPVCDQK, encoded by the coding sequence ATGAGCGAAAAATATGTTGTAACGTGGGATATGTTGCAAATACATGCCCGTCAATTGGCGCAACGTTTACTACCAGTCGAACAATGGACAGGCATTATTGCTGTCAGCCGTGGGGGATTAGTTCCCGCTGCATTACTTGCTCGTGAATTAGGTATCCGTCATGTGGATACAGTCTGCATTTCTAGCTATGACCATGATCATCAGCGTGACCTCAAAATCTTAAAAAAAGCAGAAGGTGATGGTGAAGGCTTTATCGTTGTTGACGATTTAGTTGATACTGGTGGTACTGCTAAAGTTATCCGTGACATGTATCCAAAAGCTCACTTTGTGACTATTTTCGCAAAACCAGAAGGGCGCCCATTAGTGGATGATTTTGTAGTTGATATTCCACAAAATACTTGGATTGAACAGCCTTGGGATATGGGTGTTGCCTTTATTCCGCCAGTTTGCGATCAAAAATAA
- the frsA gene encoding esterase FrsA — translation MANNTNLSETLFKPRAKHAETSTLIQYTHPKSNINTYTVLNGTSQQNWYRTIQRLLWIWRGISPIEIEEVLSRIAVHDAPRSDDKFIDTVVGYRKGGWSYEWSHQAMIWQQKALRNESGDAAADCWLRAAHLYSIAAYPFINGDFLADQAVTLSMKAFENATKFSSFEVKKLTFKLEGKGTTTGFLHLPKDCRGPYPTVLFCGGLDGLQSDYVSFFRDYLSPKGIAMLTLDMPSIGYSVKQKLTEDTCQLQGEVLKQLSEVPWVDHTRVGVMGFRFGGNIAVRLAYIYPKLIKGVVALGPLIHTFFTQSELQKKIPVMYLDVLASRLGLWNIDENNLRLSLSSYSLKNQGLIGRRIPVPMMGVYWKGDEMSPKEDSQLIARSSMDGDILAINEKPLYEGLELALQKSADWIYDKLI, via the coding sequence ATGGCAAATAATACAAACCTTTCTGAAACTCTATTTAAACCTAGAGCAAAACACGCTGAAACCTCAACACTAATTCAGTACACTCATCCAAAATCGAATATTAATACATATACTGTGCTTAATGGTACAAGTCAGCAAAATTGGTATCGTACTATTCAGCGTTTACTGTGGATTTGGCGTGGTATTTCACCTATCGAGATAGAAGAAGTTTTGAGCCGAATTGCTGTACATGATGCCCCTCGTAGTGATGATAAATTTATTGATACCGTTGTGGGTTACCGTAAAGGTGGCTGGTCATATGAATGGTCACATCAAGCTATGATTTGGCAACAAAAAGCATTGAGAAATGAGTCAGGAGATGCGGCCGCTGATTGTTGGCTGCGGGCTGCACATCTATATAGTATTGCTGCCTATCCTTTTATTAATGGTGATTTTTTAGCAGATCAAGCCGTTACTTTGTCGATGAAAGCATTTGAGAATGCGACAAAATTTTCCTCTTTTGAGGTGAAAAAACTCACATTTAAATTAGAAGGAAAGGGAACTACAACTGGTTTTCTGCATTTACCTAAAGATTGTAGAGGCCCATATCCCACAGTATTATTTTGCGGTGGGTTAGATGGGCTTCAAAGCGATTATGTCAGCTTCTTCAGGGATTATTTATCACCGAAAGGCATTGCAATGTTAACGCTAGATATGCCTTCAATCGGTTATTCAGTAAAACAAAAATTGACTGAAGATACCTGCCAGTTACAAGGCGAAGTCCTCAAGCAACTTTCTGAAGTGCCTTGGGTTGATCATACTCGTGTGGGCGTAATGGGCTTTCGTTTTGGGGGAAATATTGCTGTACGTTTAGCTTATATTTACCCTAAATTAATTAAAGGTGTTGTTGCCTTAGGGCCTTTAATTCATACATTCTTCACGCAATCTGAGCTACAGAAAAAAATTCCTGTGATGTATCTTGATGTATTAGCGAGTCGCTTAGGTTTATGGAATATTGATGAAAATAATCTTCGATTATCATTAAGCAGTTATTCACTGAAAAACCAGGGGCTGATTGGACGACGAATTCCAGTTCCTATGATGGGGGTTTACTGGAAAGGTGATGAAATGAGCCCTAAAGAGGATTCTCAGTTAATTGCTCGTTCTTCTATGGATGGCGATATCTTAGCAATCAATGAAAAACCGCTTTATGAAGGCTTAGAGCTAGCGTTACAAAAAAGTGCTGATTGGATCTATGACAAATTAATATAA
- the crl gene encoding sigma factor-binding protein Crl, with the protein MTSSLNPTRGKLLKRFAQIGPYIREQQCQENQFFFDCLAVCVNKKVVPEKREFWGWWMELERNNEQLIYHYQIGLFDKNGDWIHQNISKNDVTESINETLIRFHQFLKTAASELDMTLMPDEKMNKFPLPIQP; encoded by the coding sequence ATGACTTCATCTTTGAACCCTACCCGAGGTAAGTTATTAAAGCGTTTTGCTCAAATCGGCCCTTATATCCGAGAGCAACAATGCCAAGAGAACCAGTTCTTTTTTGACTGTTTAGCTGTTTGTGTAAATAAGAAAGTCGTACCAGAAAAACGTGAGTTTTGGGGCTGGTGGATGGAATTAGAACGCAACAATGAACAGCTCATTTATCATTATCAGATTGGGCTATTCGATAAAAATGGTGATTGGATACATCAGAATATAAGTAAAAATGATGTTACTGAATCAATCAATGAAACACTGATCCGTTTTCATCAATTTCTTAAAACGGCAGCGAGTGAATTAGATATGACACTTATGCCAGATGAAAAAATGAACAAATTTCCGCTTCCCATTCAGCCCTAA